The following are encoded together in the Cicer arietinum cultivar CDC Frontier isolate Library 1 chromosome 2, Cicar.CDCFrontier_v2.0, whole genome shotgun sequence genome:
- the LOC101492605 gene encoding protein PTST homolog 2, chloroplastic isoform X2, producing MQSNTAPFPSVFFPHLTLSLFPPIFVSFPSSRKVQRFAVLSELGLVFGREGFSLRKGNCYSHKDLCWSCSRFLTRCKDWVGDLSSLEEEILEFMKNSDNPETFPSKEELIKAGRLDLAEAIVKEGGWLSYGWDLSDGSVESVDFEGGSRSEIDGNGTRVYGVDDSSSSSEDNSSQPAESVEVEVEESGIEGILNRLEKHRNSSFGRGFGEKEDGISPDNKKDKKELDYRTTTDGVATNVDNNSRPCALNPTTSPLSGSQIKLDQHRSQLGSDNSRNSIKPETWRSWIVQRTGFSEADFEDAEIVPSEIQKGGMNNVSGQPGMVKTGVDSLDLVGNANHNDIKSRIQLLESELSSVLHSLRTNTNEVRMLTEPENSSDDLAKLSDVWEFQETEIMNAQARLRSLRAKLAVLEGKMTLAIMDAQKVLDEKQKKIDHVDKALKLLKTTCVVWPNIATEVFLVGSFDGWSSQRKMEKSETGMFSVCLQLYPGKYEIKFIVDGEWKIDPLRPLVNNNGHVNNLLVVHD from the exons ATGCAATCTAACACCGCACCCTTTCCTTCGGTGTTTTTTCCTCATTTGACACTTTCTCTCTTTCCCCCTATCTTTGTGTCGTTCCCTTCATCGAGGAAGGTGCAACGGTTCGCGGTTCTTAGCGAGCTTGGTTTAGTTTTTGGGCGCGAGGGTTTTTCCCTCAGGAAAGGGAATTGTTACTCTCACAAGGATTTGTGTTGGTCTTGCTCTCGATTCTTGACGAGGTGTAAGGATTGGGTTGGAGATTTATCGTCTCTAGAGGAGGAGATTTTGGAGTTTATGAAGAATTCGGATAACCCAGAAACGTTTCCTTCAAAGGAGGAGTTGATTAAAGCTGGGAGATTGGATTTGGCTGAAGCTATTGTGAAAGAAGGTGGGTGGCTTTCTTATGGGTGGGATTTGAGTGATGGGTCAGTTGAAAGTGTTGATTTTGAAGGTGGGAGTCGCAGTGAAATTGATGGGAATGGAACTAGAGTTTATGGGGTTGATgattcttcctcttcttctgaAGATAACTCTTCTCAACCAGCTGAATCAGT GGAAGTAGAAGTTGAGGAGTCTGGCATTGAGGGTATCCTAAATCGGCTGGAGAAACACAGAAATAGTTCTTTTGGACGTGGATTCGGAGAGAAAGAAGATGGTATTTCTCCTgacaataaaaaagataaaaaggaACTGGATTATAGAACCACAACAGACGGA GTAGCTACCAATGTTGACAATAATAGTAGACCATGTGCATTGAACCCAACAACCAGTCCTCTCAGTGGTTCCCAGATCAAACTTGATCAGCACAGATCTCAATTAGGTTCTGATAATTCAAGAAACTCAATTAAGCCAGAGACGTGGAGAAGTTGGATTGTTCAGAGGACCGGTTTTTCAGAAGCAGATTTTGAAG ATGCTGAAATTGTTCCCAGTGAAATTCAAAAAGGAGGTATGAACAATGTTTCAGGTCAACCTGGAATGGTCAAAACAGGAGTAGATTCTCTTGACCTAGTTGGAAATGCAAATCACAATGACATAAAATCCCGTATCCAGCTTCTGGAATCAGAGCTATCCTCGGTGCTTCACTCATTGAGGACTAACACCAATGAAGTTAGAATGCTGACG GAGCCAGagaactcttctgacgatctcgCAAAGCTTTCTGATGTGTGGGAATTCCAGGAAACTGAAATCATGAATGCTCAAGCCAGACTGCGTTCATTACGTGCTAAGCTGGCTGTGTTAGAAGGAAAGATGACATTGGCAATAAT GGATGCCCAGAAGGTCCTGGATGAGAAGCAGAAGAAGATTGATCATGTCGACAAAGCTTTGAAACTTCTGAAGACTACTTGTGTAGTTTGGCCTAATATTGCTACAGAAGTATTTTTAGTAGGATCATTTGATGGTTGGTCCTCCCAG AGAAAGATGGAGAAATCAGAAACTGGTATGTTTTCTGTGTGTTTGCAGCTGTATCCTGGAAAATATGAG ATCAAGTTCATCGTTGACGGTGAATGGAAAATTGATCCGTTGCGTCCATTGGTTAACAATAATGGCCATGTGAATAATCTTCTTGTCGTTCATGATTGA
- the LOC101492605 gene encoding protein PTST homolog 2, chloroplastic isoform X1 → MQSNTAPFPSVFFPHLTLSLFPPIFVSFPSSRKVQRFAVLSELGLVFGREGFSLRKGNCYSHKDLCWSCSRFLTRCKDWVGDLSSLEEEILEFMKNSDNPETFPSKEELIKAGRLDLAEAIVKEGGWLSYGWDLSDGSVESVDFEGGSRSEIDGNGTRVYGVDDSSSSSEDNSSQPAESVEVEVEESGIEGILNRLEKHRNSSFGRGFGEKEDGISPDNKKDKKELDYRTTTDGVATNVDNNSRPCALNPTTSPLSGSQIKLDQHRSQLGSDNSRNSIKPETWRSWIVQRTGFSEADFEDAEIVPSEIQKGGMNNVSGQPGMVKTGVDSLDLVGNANHNDIKSRIQLLESELSSVLHSLRTNTNEVRMLTVRTNTNEVTMLTEPENSSDDLAKLSDVWEFQETEIMNAQARLRSLRAKLAVLEGKMTLAIMDAQKVLDEKQKKIDHVDKALKLLKTTCVVWPNIATEVFLVGSFDGWSSQRKMEKSETGMFSVCLQLYPGKYEIKFIVDGEWKIDPLRPLVNNNGHVNNLLVVHD, encoded by the exons ATGCAATCTAACACCGCACCCTTTCCTTCGGTGTTTTTTCCTCATTTGACACTTTCTCTCTTTCCCCCTATCTTTGTGTCGTTCCCTTCATCGAGGAAGGTGCAACGGTTCGCGGTTCTTAGCGAGCTTGGTTTAGTTTTTGGGCGCGAGGGTTTTTCCCTCAGGAAAGGGAATTGTTACTCTCACAAGGATTTGTGTTGGTCTTGCTCTCGATTCTTGACGAGGTGTAAGGATTGGGTTGGAGATTTATCGTCTCTAGAGGAGGAGATTTTGGAGTTTATGAAGAATTCGGATAACCCAGAAACGTTTCCTTCAAAGGAGGAGTTGATTAAAGCTGGGAGATTGGATTTGGCTGAAGCTATTGTGAAAGAAGGTGGGTGGCTTTCTTATGGGTGGGATTTGAGTGATGGGTCAGTTGAAAGTGTTGATTTTGAAGGTGGGAGTCGCAGTGAAATTGATGGGAATGGAACTAGAGTTTATGGGGTTGATgattcttcctcttcttctgaAGATAACTCTTCTCAACCAGCTGAATCAGT GGAAGTAGAAGTTGAGGAGTCTGGCATTGAGGGTATCCTAAATCGGCTGGAGAAACACAGAAATAGTTCTTTTGGACGTGGATTCGGAGAGAAAGAAGATGGTATTTCTCCTgacaataaaaaagataaaaaggaACTGGATTATAGAACCACAACAGACGGA GTAGCTACCAATGTTGACAATAATAGTAGACCATGTGCATTGAACCCAACAACCAGTCCTCTCAGTGGTTCCCAGATCAAACTTGATCAGCACAGATCTCAATTAGGTTCTGATAATTCAAGAAACTCAATTAAGCCAGAGACGTGGAGAAGTTGGATTGTTCAGAGGACCGGTTTTTCAGAAGCAGATTTTGAAG ATGCTGAAATTGTTCCCAGTGAAATTCAAAAAGGAGGTATGAACAATGTTTCAGGTCAACCTGGAATGGTCAAAACAGGAGTAGATTCTCTTGACCTAGTTGGAAATGCAAATCACAATGACATAAAATCCCGTATCCAGCTTCTGGAATCAGAGCTATCCTCGGTGCTTCACTCATTGAGGACTAACACCAATGAAGTTAGAATGCTGACGGTAAGGACTAACACCAATGAAGTTACAATGCTGACG GAGCCAGagaactcttctgacgatctcgCAAAGCTTTCTGATGTGTGGGAATTCCAGGAAACTGAAATCATGAATGCTCAAGCCAGACTGCGTTCATTACGTGCTAAGCTGGCTGTGTTAGAAGGAAAGATGACATTGGCAATAAT GGATGCCCAGAAGGTCCTGGATGAGAAGCAGAAGAAGATTGATCATGTCGACAAAGCTTTGAAACTTCTGAAGACTACTTGTGTAGTTTGGCCTAATATTGCTACAGAAGTATTTTTAGTAGGATCATTTGATGGTTGGTCCTCCCAG AGAAAGATGGAGAAATCAGAAACTGGTATGTTTTCTGTGTGTTTGCAGCTGTATCCTGGAAAATATGAG ATCAAGTTCATCGTTGACGGTGAATGGAAAATTGATCCGTTGCGTCCATTGGTTAACAATAATGGCCATGTGAATAATCTTCTTGTCGTTCATGATTGA
- the LOC101492605 gene encoding protein PTST homolog 2, chloroplastic isoform X4 — translation MQSNTAPFPSVFFPHLTLSLFPPIFVSFPSSRKVQRFAVLSELGLVFGREGFSLRKGNCYSHKDLCWSCSRFLTRCKDWVGDLSSLEEEILEFMKNSDNPETFPSKEELIKAGRLDLAEAIVKEGGWLSYGWDLSDGSVESVDFEGGSRSEIDGNGTRVYGVDDSSSSSEDNSSQPAESVEVEVEESGIEGILNRLEKHRNSSFGRGFGEKEDGISPDNKKDKKELDYRTTTDGVATNVDNNSRPCALNPTTSPLSGSQIKLDQHRSQLGSDNSRNSIKPETWRSWIVQRTGFSEADFEDAEIVPSEIQKGGMNNVSGQPGMVKTGVDSLDLVGNANHNDIKSRIQLLESELSSVLHSLRTNTNEVRMLTVRTNTNEVTMLTEPENSSDDLAKLSDVWEFQETEIMNAQARLRSLRAKLAVLEGKMTLAIMDAQKVLDEKQKKIDHVDKALKLLKTTCVVWPNIATEVFLVGSFDGWSSQNEECSITIFLYMDSPDVVQIPI, via the exons ATGCAATCTAACACCGCACCCTTTCCTTCGGTGTTTTTTCCTCATTTGACACTTTCTCTCTTTCCCCCTATCTTTGTGTCGTTCCCTTCATCGAGGAAGGTGCAACGGTTCGCGGTTCTTAGCGAGCTTGGTTTAGTTTTTGGGCGCGAGGGTTTTTCCCTCAGGAAAGGGAATTGTTACTCTCACAAGGATTTGTGTTGGTCTTGCTCTCGATTCTTGACGAGGTGTAAGGATTGGGTTGGAGATTTATCGTCTCTAGAGGAGGAGATTTTGGAGTTTATGAAGAATTCGGATAACCCAGAAACGTTTCCTTCAAAGGAGGAGTTGATTAAAGCTGGGAGATTGGATTTGGCTGAAGCTATTGTGAAAGAAGGTGGGTGGCTTTCTTATGGGTGGGATTTGAGTGATGGGTCAGTTGAAAGTGTTGATTTTGAAGGTGGGAGTCGCAGTGAAATTGATGGGAATGGAACTAGAGTTTATGGGGTTGATgattcttcctcttcttctgaAGATAACTCTTCTCAACCAGCTGAATCAGT GGAAGTAGAAGTTGAGGAGTCTGGCATTGAGGGTATCCTAAATCGGCTGGAGAAACACAGAAATAGTTCTTTTGGACGTGGATTCGGAGAGAAAGAAGATGGTATTTCTCCTgacaataaaaaagataaaaaggaACTGGATTATAGAACCACAACAGACGGA GTAGCTACCAATGTTGACAATAATAGTAGACCATGTGCATTGAACCCAACAACCAGTCCTCTCAGTGGTTCCCAGATCAAACTTGATCAGCACAGATCTCAATTAGGTTCTGATAATTCAAGAAACTCAATTAAGCCAGAGACGTGGAGAAGTTGGATTGTTCAGAGGACCGGTTTTTCAGAAGCAGATTTTGAAG ATGCTGAAATTGTTCCCAGTGAAATTCAAAAAGGAGGTATGAACAATGTTTCAGGTCAACCTGGAATGGTCAAAACAGGAGTAGATTCTCTTGACCTAGTTGGAAATGCAAATCACAATGACATAAAATCCCGTATCCAGCTTCTGGAATCAGAGCTATCCTCGGTGCTTCACTCATTGAGGACTAACACCAATGAAGTTAGAATGCTGACGGTAAGGACTAACACCAATGAAGTTACAATGCTGACG GAGCCAGagaactcttctgacgatctcgCAAAGCTTTCTGATGTGTGGGAATTCCAGGAAACTGAAATCATGAATGCTCAAGCCAGACTGCGTTCATTACGTGCTAAGCTGGCTGTGTTAGAAGGAAAGATGACATTGGCAATAAT GGATGCCCAGAAGGTCCTGGATGAGAAGCAGAAGAAGATTGATCATGTCGACAAAGCTTTGAAACTTCTGAAGACTACTTGTGTAGTTTGGCCTAATATTGCTACAGAAGTATTTTTAGTAGGATCATTTGATGGTTGGTCCTCCCAG AATGAGGAATGCAGCATAACaatatttttgtatatggaCTCTCCTGATGTTGTTCAGATACCTATATAG
- the LOC101492605 gene encoding protein PTST homolog 2, chloroplastic isoform X6 — MQSNTAPFPSVFFPHLTLSLFPPIFVSFPSSRKVQRFAVLSELGLVFGREGFSLRKGNCYSHKDLCWSCSRFLTRCKDWVGDLSSLEEEILEFMKNSDNPETFPSKEELIKAGRLDLAEAIVKEGGWLSYGWDLSDGSVESVDFEGGSRSEIDGNGTRVYGVDDSSSSSEDNSSQPAESVEVEVEESGIEGILNRLEKHRNSSFGRGFGEKEDGISPDNKKDKKELDYRTTTDGVATNVDNNSRPCALNPTTSPLSGSQIKLDQHRSQLGSDNSRNSIKPETWRSWIVQRTGFSEADFEDAEIVPSEIQKGGMNNVSGQPGMVKTGVDSLDLVGNANHNDIKSRIQLLESELSSVLHSLRTNTNEVRMLTVRTNTNEVTMLTEPENSSDDLAKLSDVWEFQETEIMNAQARLRSLRAKLAVLEGKMTLAIMDAQKVLDEKQKKIDHVDKALKLLKTTCVVWPNIATEVFLVGSFDE; from the exons ATGCAATCTAACACCGCACCCTTTCCTTCGGTGTTTTTTCCTCATTTGACACTTTCTCTCTTTCCCCCTATCTTTGTGTCGTTCCCTTCATCGAGGAAGGTGCAACGGTTCGCGGTTCTTAGCGAGCTTGGTTTAGTTTTTGGGCGCGAGGGTTTTTCCCTCAGGAAAGGGAATTGTTACTCTCACAAGGATTTGTGTTGGTCTTGCTCTCGATTCTTGACGAGGTGTAAGGATTGGGTTGGAGATTTATCGTCTCTAGAGGAGGAGATTTTGGAGTTTATGAAGAATTCGGATAACCCAGAAACGTTTCCTTCAAAGGAGGAGTTGATTAAAGCTGGGAGATTGGATTTGGCTGAAGCTATTGTGAAAGAAGGTGGGTGGCTTTCTTATGGGTGGGATTTGAGTGATGGGTCAGTTGAAAGTGTTGATTTTGAAGGTGGGAGTCGCAGTGAAATTGATGGGAATGGAACTAGAGTTTATGGGGTTGATgattcttcctcttcttctgaAGATAACTCTTCTCAACCAGCTGAATCAGT GGAAGTAGAAGTTGAGGAGTCTGGCATTGAGGGTATCCTAAATCGGCTGGAGAAACACAGAAATAGTTCTTTTGGACGTGGATTCGGAGAGAAAGAAGATGGTATTTCTCCTgacaataaaaaagataaaaaggaACTGGATTATAGAACCACAACAGACGGA GTAGCTACCAATGTTGACAATAATAGTAGACCATGTGCATTGAACCCAACAACCAGTCCTCTCAGTGGTTCCCAGATCAAACTTGATCAGCACAGATCTCAATTAGGTTCTGATAATTCAAGAAACTCAATTAAGCCAGAGACGTGGAGAAGTTGGATTGTTCAGAGGACCGGTTTTTCAGAAGCAGATTTTGAAG ATGCTGAAATTGTTCCCAGTGAAATTCAAAAAGGAGGTATGAACAATGTTTCAGGTCAACCTGGAATGGTCAAAACAGGAGTAGATTCTCTTGACCTAGTTGGAAATGCAAATCACAATGACATAAAATCCCGTATCCAGCTTCTGGAATCAGAGCTATCCTCGGTGCTTCACTCATTGAGGACTAACACCAATGAAGTTAGAATGCTGACGGTAAGGACTAACACCAATGAAGTTACAATGCTGACG GAGCCAGagaactcttctgacgatctcgCAAAGCTTTCTGATGTGTGGGAATTCCAGGAAACTGAAATCATGAATGCTCAAGCCAGACTGCGTTCATTACGTGCTAAGCTGGCTGTGTTAGAAGGAAAGATGACATTGGCAATAAT GGATGCCCAGAAGGTCCTGGATGAGAAGCAGAAGAAGATTGATCATGTCGACAAAGCTTTGAAACTTCTGAAGACTACTTGTGTAGTTTGGCCTAATATTGCTACAGAAGTATTTTTAGTAGGATCATTTGATG AATGA
- the LOC101492605 gene encoding protein PTST homolog 2, chloroplastic isoform X5 translates to MQSNTAPFPSVFFPHLTLSLFPPIFVSFPSSRKVQRFAVLSELGLVFGREGFSLRKGNCYSHKDLCWSCSRFLTRCKDWVGDLSSLEEEILEFMKNSDNPETFPSKEELIKAGRLDLAEAIVKEGGWLSYGWDLSDGSVESVDFEGGSRSEIDGNGTRVYGVDDSSSSSEDNSSQPAESVEVEVEESGIEGILNRLEKHRNSSFGRGFGEKEDGISPDNKKDKKELDYRTTTDGVATNVDNNSRPCALNPTTSPLSGSQIKLDQHRSQLGSDNSRNSIKPETWRSWIVQRTGFSEADFEDAEIVPSEIQKGGMNNVSGQPGMVKTGVDSLDLVGNANHNDIKSRIQLLESELSSVLHSLRTNTNEVRMLTVRTNTNEVTMLTEPENSSDDLAKLSDVWEFQETEIMNAQARLRSLRAKLAVLEGKMTLAIMDAQKVLDEKQKKIDHVDKALKLLKTTCVVWPNIATEVFLVGSFDEKDGEIRNWYVFCVFAAVSWKI, encoded by the exons ATGCAATCTAACACCGCACCCTTTCCTTCGGTGTTTTTTCCTCATTTGACACTTTCTCTCTTTCCCCCTATCTTTGTGTCGTTCCCTTCATCGAGGAAGGTGCAACGGTTCGCGGTTCTTAGCGAGCTTGGTTTAGTTTTTGGGCGCGAGGGTTTTTCCCTCAGGAAAGGGAATTGTTACTCTCACAAGGATTTGTGTTGGTCTTGCTCTCGATTCTTGACGAGGTGTAAGGATTGGGTTGGAGATTTATCGTCTCTAGAGGAGGAGATTTTGGAGTTTATGAAGAATTCGGATAACCCAGAAACGTTTCCTTCAAAGGAGGAGTTGATTAAAGCTGGGAGATTGGATTTGGCTGAAGCTATTGTGAAAGAAGGTGGGTGGCTTTCTTATGGGTGGGATTTGAGTGATGGGTCAGTTGAAAGTGTTGATTTTGAAGGTGGGAGTCGCAGTGAAATTGATGGGAATGGAACTAGAGTTTATGGGGTTGATgattcttcctcttcttctgaAGATAACTCTTCTCAACCAGCTGAATCAGT GGAAGTAGAAGTTGAGGAGTCTGGCATTGAGGGTATCCTAAATCGGCTGGAGAAACACAGAAATAGTTCTTTTGGACGTGGATTCGGAGAGAAAGAAGATGGTATTTCTCCTgacaataaaaaagataaaaaggaACTGGATTATAGAACCACAACAGACGGA GTAGCTACCAATGTTGACAATAATAGTAGACCATGTGCATTGAACCCAACAACCAGTCCTCTCAGTGGTTCCCAGATCAAACTTGATCAGCACAGATCTCAATTAGGTTCTGATAATTCAAGAAACTCAATTAAGCCAGAGACGTGGAGAAGTTGGATTGTTCAGAGGACCGGTTTTTCAGAAGCAGATTTTGAAG ATGCTGAAATTGTTCCCAGTGAAATTCAAAAAGGAGGTATGAACAATGTTTCAGGTCAACCTGGAATGGTCAAAACAGGAGTAGATTCTCTTGACCTAGTTGGAAATGCAAATCACAATGACATAAAATCCCGTATCCAGCTTCTGGAATCAGAGCTATCCTCGGTGCTTCACTCATTGAGGACTAACACCAATGAAGTTAGAATGCTGACGGTAAGGACTAACACCAATGAAGTTACAATGCTGACG GAGCCAGagaactcttctgacgatctcgCAAAGCTTTCTGATGTGTGGGAATTCCAGGAAACTGAAATCATGAATGCTCAAGCCAGACTGCGTTCATTACGTGCTAAGCTGGCTGTGTTAGAAGGAAAGATGACATTGGCAATAAT GGATGCCCAGAAGGTCCTGGATGAGAAGCAGAAGAAGATTGATCATGTCGACAAAGCTTTGAAACTTCTGAAGACTACTTGTGTAGTTTGGCCTAATATTGCTACAGAAGTATTTTTAGTAGGATCATTTGATG AGAAAGATGGAGAAATCAGAAACTGGTATGTTTTCTGTGTGTTTGCAGCTGTATCCTGGAAAATATGA
- the LOC101492605 gene encoding protein PTST homolog 2, chloroplastic isoform X3, whose protein sequence is MQSNTAPFPSVFFPHLTLSLFPPIFVSFPSSRKVQRFAVLSELGLVFGREGFSLRKGNCYSHKDLCWSCSRFLTRCKDWVGDLSSLEEEILEFMKNSDNPETFPSKEELIKAGRLDLAEAIVKEGGWLSYGWDLSDGSVESVDFEGGSRSEIDGNGTRVYGVDDSSSSSEDNSSQPAESVEVEVEESGIEGILNRLEKHRNSSFGRGFGEKEDGISPDNKKDKKELDYRTTTDGVATNVDNNSRPCALNPTTSPLSGSQIKLDQHRSQLGSDNSRNSIKPETWRSWIVQRTGFSEADFEGQPGMVKTGVDSLDLVGNANHNDIKSRIQLLESELSSVLHSLRTNTNEVRMLTVRTNTNEVTMLTEPENSSDDLAKLSDVWEFQETEIMNAQARLRSLRAKLAVLEGKMTLAIMDAQKVLDEKQKKIDHVDKALKLLKTTCVVWPNIATEVFLVGSFDGWSSQRKMEKSETGMFSVCLQLYPGKYEIKFIVDGEWKIDPLRPLVNNNGHVNNLLVVHD, encoded by the exons ATGCAATCTAACACCGCACCCTTTCCTTCGGTGTTTTTTCCTCATTTGACACTTTCTCTCTTTCCCCCTATCTTTGTGTCGTTCCCTTCATCGAGGAAGGTGCAACGGTTCGCGGTTCTTAGCGAGCTTGGTTTAGTTTTTGGGCGCGAGGGTTTTTCCCTCAGGAAAGGGAATTGTTACTCTCACAAGGATTTGTGTTGGTCTTGCTCTCGATTCTTGACGAGGTGTAAGGATTGGGTTGGAGATTTATCGTCTCTAGAGGAGGAGATTTTGGAGTTTATGAAGAATTCGGATAACCCAGAAACGTTTCCTTCAAAGGAGGAGTTGATTAAAGCTGGGAGATTGGATTTGGCTGAAGCTATTGTGAAAGAAGGTGGGTGGCTTTCTTATGGGTGGGATTTGAGTGATGGGTCAGTTGAAAGTGTTGATTTTGAAGGTGGGAGTCGCAGTGAAATTGATGGGAATGGAACTAGAGTTTATGGGGTTGATgattcttcctcttcttctgaAGATAACTCTTCTCAACCAGCTGAATCAGT GGAAGTAGAAGTTGAGGAGTCTGGCATTGAGGGTATCCTAAATCGGCTGGAGAAACACAGAAATAGTTCTTTTGGACGTGGATTCGGAGAGAAAGAAGATGGTATTTCTCCTgacaataaaaaagataaaaaggaACTGGATTATAGAACCACAACAGACGGA GTAGCTACCAATGTTGACAATAATAGTAGACCATGTGCATTGAACCCAACAACCAGTCCTCTCAGTGGTTCCCAGATCAAACTTGATCAGCACAGATCTCAATTAGGTTCTGATAATTCAAGAAACTCAATTAAGCCAGAGACGTGGAGAAGTTGGATTGTTCAGAGGACCGGTTTTTCAGAAGCAGATTTTGAAG GTCAACCTGGAATGGTCAAAACAGGAGTAGATTCTCTTGACCTAGTTGGAAATGCAAATCACAATGACATAAAATCCCGTATCCAGCTTCTGGAATCAGAGCTATCCTCGGTGCTTCACTCATTGAGGACTAACACCAATGAAGTTAGAATGCTGACGGTAAGGACTAACACCAATGAAGTTACAATGCTGACG GAGCCAGagaactcttctgacgatctcgCAAAGCTTTCTGATGTGTGGGAATTCCAGGAAACTGAAATCATGAATGCTCAAGCCAGACTGCGTTCATTACGTGCTAAGCTGGCTGTGTTAGAAGGAAAGATGACATTGGCAATAAT GGATGCCCAGAAGGTCCTGGATGAGAAGCAGAAGAAGATTGATCATGTCGACAAAGCTTTGAAACTTCTGAAGACTACTTGTGTAGTTTGGCCTAATATTGCTACAGAAGTATTTTTAGTAGGATCATTTGATGGTTGGTCCTCCCAG AGAAAGATGGAGAAATCAGAAACTGGTATGTTTTCTGTGTGTTTGCAGCTGTATCCTGGAAAATATGAG ATCAAGTTCATCGTTGACGGTGAATGGAAAATTGATCCGTTGCGTCCATTGGTTAACAATAATGGCCATGTGAATAATCTTCTTGTCGTTCATGATTGA